Proteins from a single region of Butyrivibrio fibrisolvens:
- the amrA gene encoding AmmeMemoRadiSam system protein A yields MGIVGGIMVPHPPLIVPEVGRGGESVIKETTAAYEKAADFVASLKPDTIVLSSPHSVMYSDYLHISPGYEASGDLGRFGAGSVKISVLYDAELSNRLCELSEDEDIPAGYMGERDKSLDHGTIVPLYFIMKKYKDFKLVRLGISGISFADHYKMGQIVKKAADELGRRVVYVASGDLSHKLKDDGPYGFDPSGPVYDEKIMDCMGRGAFGELLKFDPYLCDKASECGHRSFIIMGGAFDGLKVETHKLSHQDVTGVGYGICTYKVIGGDDDSRYLEQYLEEEKKSLMEKKAMEDPYVKLARKTIETYIKEGRVIKVPDDLPSEMYERSAGAFVSLHIRGGLRGCIGTIAATCDCVAEEIIQNAISASTKDPRFEPVEESELDRLEYSVDVLGDAEDIDSKAQLDVKKYGVIVTNGFRRGLLLPDLDGVDNVDDQIAIAKRKAGIGEYEKVNLQRFEVVRHH; encoded by the coding sequence ATGGGCATTGTAGGTGGCATTATGGTTCCTCATCCGCCGCTTATCGTTCCTGAAGTAGGAAGAGGCGGTGAGAGTGTAATAAAAGAAACAACGGCTGCTTATGAAAAAGCTGCTGATTTTGTTGCATCCCTTAAGCCTGATACTATCGTTTTATCATCTCCTCATAGTGTCATGTATTCTGATTATCTTCATATTTCTCCCGGATATGAGGCTAGTGGCGATCTGGGAAGATTTGGCGCGGGAAGCGTAAAAATCAGTGTTTTGTATGATGCTGAGCTTTCCAACAGACTTTGCGAGCTTTCTGAGGATGAGGATATTCCGGCTGGCTACATGGGAGAGCGTGATAAGTCTTTAGATCATGGAACGATCGTTCCTCTTTATTTCATTATGAAAAAATATAAGGATTTCAAGCTGGTCCGCCTTGGCATATCAGGAATTTCTTTTGCTGACCATTATAAGATGGGGCAGATAGTAAAGAAGGCGGCTGATGAGCTTGGAAGACGAGTTGTGTATGTTGCAAGCGGAGATCTTTCCCATAAGCTTAAGGATGACGGCCCTTACGGCTTTGATCCAAGTGGCCCTGTCTATGATGAGAAAATAATGGACTGCATGGGGCGGGGTGCTTTTGGAGAGCTTCTTAAGTTCGACCCTTATCTTTGTGACAAGGCTTCTGAGTGCGGCCACAGGTCTTTTATCATAATGGGGGGAGCTTTTGACGGGCTGAAGGTTGAAACTCATAAGCTCTCACACCAGGATGTAACAGGGGTTGGCTATGGAATATGTACGTATAAGGTTATAGGCGGCGATGATGACAGCCGGTATCTGGAACAGTATCTTGAAGAAGAGAAGAAATCTCTTATGGAGAAAAAAGCTATGGAAGATCCTTATGTAAAGCTTGCCAGAAAAACTATAGAAACTTATATAAAAGAAGGACGTGTGATAAAGGTTCCTGATGACCTTCCTTCTGAGATGTATGAAAGAAGTGCCGGGGCATTTGTGTCTCTTCATATAAGAGGTGGACTCAGAGGGTGTATCGGTACCATAGCTGCGACCTGTGACTGCGTGGCAGAAGAGATCATCCAAAATGCAATTTCAGCTTCTACCAAGGATCCAAGGTTTGAGCCGGTAGAAGAGAGTGAACTTGACAGGCTTGAGTACAGCGTTGACGTTCTTGGGGATGCTGAGGATATAGATTCTAAAGCGCAGCTTGATGTGAAAAAATACGGAGTCATCGTTACAAACGGCTTTAGGAGAGGACTCCTTCTGCCTGATCTTGACGGTGTTGACAATGTCGATGATCAGATTGCTATAGCCAAGCGTAAGGCTGGTATTGGTGAGTATGAGAAGGTGAATCTGCAGAGGTTTGAGGTTGTAAGGCATCATTAA
- a CDS encoding YitT family protein has product MRKNPAEIVKEFIIMTFATLIIACAVFFFLVPSHTAVNSVSGLAIVLSNLVPFSVSQITLCINIILLVIGFLTCGNEFGIKTVYTSILLPVLIGVFEKLFPNNQSLTGDMAIDVVAYIFTVSIGVSILFSLNASSGGTDIPAMILNKYLHMELGRASTLVGVIVAFSAALVYDSKTVILSILGSYFNGVILDEFIFNRNRKRRVCITSPKDEEIRKFIIENLKSGATIYEAYGAYRMQKHKEIIVIVDKREYQQLMNFMQKTDPQAFMTIYDVNEVRYRSKSLSERIF; this is encoded by the coding sequence ATCCGTAAGAATCCGGCAGAGATTGTCAAAGAGTTTATCATCATGACTTTTGCGACGCTTATTATAGCCTGCGCGGTATTCTTTTTTCTGGTACCAAGCCATACGGCTGTAAACAGTGTATCGGGACTTGCGATCGTTCTTTCTAATCTGGTACCGTTTTCGGTTTCACAGATTACTCTTTGTATAAATATCATCCTGCTGGTAATAGGATTCCTTACTTGTGGTAATGAGTTTGGAATTAAGACTGTTTATACTTCAATTCTTCTGCCGGTTCTCATCGGTGTATTTGAAAAGCTTTTTCCTAATAACCAGTCTCTTACAGGAGATATGGCGATTGACGTTGTGGCATACATATTTACGGTTAGTATAGGTGTCAGCATACTCTTTTCACTGAATGCATCATCAGGAGGAACTGATATTCCTGCGATGATCCTTAATAAGTACCTTCACATGGAGCTTGGCAGGGCATCAACTCTTGTGGGTGTGATCGTAGCGTTCTCTGCGGCGCTTGTGTATGATTCCAAGACTGTAATACTTAGTATCCTTGGAAGTTATTTTAATGGTGTGATCCTTGATGAATTTATCTTTAATCGCAACCGTAAGAGGCGCGTGTGCATAACTTCTCCTAAGGATGAAGAGATTCGCAAGTTCATCATCGAGAATCTTAAAAGCGGTGCTACCATCTACGAAGCCTATGGCGCATACAGGATGCAGAAGCACAAAGAGATAATCGTAATCGTTGATAAAAGAGAATATCAGCAGCTTATGAACTTCATGCAAAAGACAGATCCTCAGGCCTTCATGACGATTTATGATGTTAACGAGGTAAGATACCGTTCTAAATCACTTTCCGAAAGGATCTTTTGA
- a CDS encoding ABC transporter ATP-binding protein, whose amino-acid sequence MAKKSNASIETNTGKQTYSSRELIGRFLPYIKKYRGLLYLDLFFASLTTLCDIVLPMIMRRLTNSALGNSEALTVAILLKLVILYVLLRLVDAGANFFMQSQGHIMGVYIETDMRRDAFEHLQRLSATYYSNHKIGQIMGRITNDLFDVTEFAHHCPEEFFIAGIKMVVSFIILSGSSLSLTLMIFACLPIMFFVSVKINHWLRQTQKAQRVQVGELNAAIEESLLGERIVKAFTGEEEEKRKFEEGNIRFQTIKKRFYYAMATFGTSTRMFDGLMYTVVILGGGLFLIHDMISAGDLVAYILYVSTLIATIRRIVEFAEQFQRGMTGIERFIEIMDTPIEIKDAEGAGDIKVTDGGISFKGVNFEYPDDHNKVLHDFDLDVKAGENLAIVGASGGGKTTICNLIPRFYDVTSGCIDIDGQDISKVTLKSLRQSIGIVQQDVYLFSGTIRENIAYGRPGASDKEIEEAAIMAGADEFIDRLPNGMDTYIGERGVKLSGGQKQRISIARVFLKNPKILILDEATSALDNESELFVTKSLEKLAKGRTTITIAHRLTTIQNADRIIVLGKEGILEEGTHEMLLNRQGMYYKLWNRMAALD is encoded by the coding sequence ATGGCTAAGAAGAGTAATGCAAGCATCGAAACAAATACAGGAAAGCAGACTTATTCCTCAAGGGAGCTGATAGGTAGATTCCTTCCCTACATCAAGAAATATCGCGGGCTTTTATACCTGGATCTTTTCTTTGCATCACTTACAACGCTTTGCGATATCGTCCTTCCTATGATCATGAGAAGGCTTACCAATTCTGCACTTGGAAATAGCGAGGCGCTTACTGTAGCTATTTTACTAAAGCTTGTTATTTTATATGTTCTATTAAGGCTCGTTGATGCTGGGGCTAACTTCTTTATGCAGTCCCAGGGTCATATCATGGGCGTGTATATCGAAACTGATATGAGACGTGATGCTTTCGAGCATCTTCAGAGGCTTTCTGCCACTTATTATTCCAATCACAAGATAGGCCAGATCATGGGCCGCATAACTAATGACCTTTTTGATGTTACAGAGTTTGCTCATCACTGTCCGGAAGAGTTCTTCATAGCAGGCATCAAGATGGTTGTATCATTCATAATCCTGTCAGGTTCATCACTTTCCCTGACGCTGATGATCTTCGCCTGCCTTCCAATCATGTTCTTTGTTTCTGTGAAAATAAATCACTGGCTTCGTCAGACACAGAAGGCTCAGAGAGTGCAGGTTGGTGAGCTTAATGCGGCAATCGAAGAGAGTCTTCTTGGAGAGCGCATAGTTAAGGCTTTTACAGGTGAGGAAGAGGAAAAGAGGAAATTCGAAGAAGGTAATATCAGATTCCAGACCATCAAAAAGAGATTTTATTATGCGATGGCAACTTTCGGTACATCAACAAGAATGTTTGATGGCCTTATGTATACAGTGGTAATTCTCGGCGGAGGCCTTTTCCTGATCCATGATATGATCAGCGCGGGCGATCTGGTTGCTTATATTCTGTATGTTTCAACTCTTATTGCTACGATAAGAAGGATCGTTGAGTTTGCAGAGCAGTTCCAGCGCGGAATGACAGGTATTGAGCGATTCATAGAGATAATGGATACACCTATTGAGATCAAGGACGCTGAAGGCGCCGGTGATATTAAGGTTACAGACGGCGGTATCAGCTTTAAGGGCGTTAATTTCGAATATCCTGATGATCACAATAAGGTTCTTCATGATTTTGATCTTGATGTTAAGGCGGGTGAAAATCTTGCTATCGTTGGAGCATCGGGAGGCGGCAAGACTACCATATGTAATCTTATCCCAAGATTTTATGATGTAACATCAGGCTGCATCGATATTGACGGTCAGGATATAAGCAAGGTTACACTAAAGAGCCTCAGGCAGTCGATCGGTATAGTTCAGCAGGATGTATACCTTTTCAGTGGAACTATTAGAGAAAATATAGCTTACGGAAGACCGGGAGCAAGCGATAAAGAGATAGAAGAAGCAGCCATCATGGCAGGTGCCGATGAATTTATAGACAGGCTTCCAAATGGTATGGATACATATATTGGCGAAAGAGGAGTTAAGTTATCCGGAGGCCAGAAGCAGAGAATATCTATCGCGAGAGTATTTCTTAAAAATCCTAAGATATTAATACTTGATGAAGCGACTTCCGCGCTAGATAATGAAAGTGAACTTTTTGTTACCAAGAGTCTTGAAAAGCTCGCAAAGGGCAGGACGACGATCACTATCGCTCACAGACTTACAACGATTCAGAATGCAGACAGGATAATAGTTCTTGGCAAAGAAGGTATTCTGGAAGAGGGAACACATGAAATGCTTCTTAACAGGCAGGGAATGTATTATAAGCTATGGAACCGTATGGCAGCGCTTGATTAA
- a CDS encoding MATE family efflux transporter, giving the protein MNLKAGNIFKTSDKDGHIFTNRALLLLIIPVIAEQFLTSLMGLADSMMVSNVNDYSLGAVQLVDSINILVNQAFAALATGGVVICSNFIGQKKVDKAGEAARQVALSALILSISITLICLLFRNGILNTVFGQVEDALMNEAQVYFFITILSFPGIALYNAGSAIYRAQGNTSRPLAISTVCNFVNIAGNAIFIYVFHLGVAGAALSTFISRWLSAVVVYIYLHNKDQMISIRDYKSIRPDGYLIKRVLALGIPNGIENSMFQFGKLVIQSTVSTMGTIAITAQAMTNIMENVNGVAACGVGIGLMTVVGQSLGAGRKDEAKYYVKKLAVWAEIAIVASCLFIFVLRGPITSLGGMNYESAKLCMYMCGLITIVKPLFWVPSFLPAYGMRAAGDVRFSMILSVISMWAVRVGVTLFLVHVACFVSPIAVWCGMFSDWFVRGVCFTIRFMSGKWLEHKVA; this is encoded by the coding sequence GTGAATTTGAAAGCAGGAAATATTTTCAAAACATCTGATAAAGATGGTCATATTTTTACAAATCGTGCTCTGTTGTTATTGATCATACCGGTGATCGCGGAGCAGTTTTTAACGTCGCTTATGGGACTGGCTGATTCTATGATGGTCAGTAATGTTAATGATTATTCTCTAGGAGCGGTTCAGCTTGTTGACTCTATCAATATACTTGTAAATCAGGCGTTTGCGGCTCTGGCTACAGGCGGTGTTGTTATATGTTCAAATTTTATAGGGCAGAAGAAGGTTGATAAGGCGGGAGAGGCAGCAAGGCAGGTGGCTTTATCTGCTCTTATCCTTTCTATATCTATTACGCTTATATGTCTTTTGTTTAGGAATGGTATCCTAAATACTGTTTTTGGGCAGGTTGAAGATGCCCTTATGAACGAGGCGCAGGTTTACTTTTTTATCACCATATTGTCTTTTCCCGGAATAGCTTTATATAATGCAGGATCGGCCATATACAGGGCTCAGGGCAATACCAGCCGCCCTCTTGCGATATCTACTGTCTGCAACTTCGTTAATATCGCAGGTAATGCCATATTCATCTATGTATTCCATCTGGGAGTAGCAGGTGCGGCGCTGTCTACTTTTATATCAAGATGGTTATCGGCGGTCGTAGTTTATATCTATCTTCATAACAAGGACCAGATGATCAGCATCAGGGACTATAAGTCCATAAGACCTGACGGATACCTTATAAAAAGAGTCTTAGCGCTGGGAATCCCTAACGGAATAGAAAATTCCATGTTCCAGTTCGGTAAGCTTGTGATCCAGTCTACAGTTTCGACTATGGGTACTATCGCTATTACTGCCCAGGCTATGACTAACATCATGGAGAATGTAAACGGTGTTGCTGCCTGCGGTGTTGGAATAGGCCTTATGACCGTCGTAGGACAGTCTCTTGGCGCTGGTAGAAAGGATGAGGCAAAATATTACGTTAAGAAGCTGGCTGTGTGGGCTGAGATCGCTATTGTGGCAAGTTGCCTGTTTATATTTGTCTTAAGAGGACCTATTACAAGCCTTGGCGGTATGAATTATGAAAGCGCAAAGCTCTGTATGTACATGTGCGGCCTTATAACTATAGTTAAGCCCTTGTTCTGGGTTCCTTCGTTCCTTCCTGCATATGGTATGAGAGCAGCGGGAGATGTACGCTTCTCGATGATACTGTCCGTTATAAGCATGTGGGCGGTAAGAGTAGGTGTTACACTCTTCCTTGTACATGTGGCCTGTTTTGTATCACCTATAGCAGTATGGTGCGGAATGTTCTCAGACTGGTTTGTAAGAGGCGTGTGCTTTACTATCAGGTTCATGAGTGGCAAGTGGCTTGAGCACAAAGTAGCCTAG
- the argS gene encoding arginine--tRNA ligase produces the protein MEKILDLISKEVSDAFEAAGYDRNLGKCGVSNRPDLCEYQCNGAMAGAKQYHKAPFMIADEVAEKLSGNEMFEKAESVKPGFLNLTVSREFVRSYIVKMLHEKRFGVNLPGHEPTIVLDYGGPNVAKPLHVGHLRSAVIGESLKRILRYTGNKVVGDVHLGDWGLQMGLIITELKLQKPDLPYFDESFTGSYPKEPPFTLSELETIYPLASGKSKEDEEYKAAALEATKKLQDGDRGYRALWHHILNVSVSDLKKNYKNLNVDFDLWWGESTVHDIIPGMVDYFKDNGYAHESQGALVIDVTREDDSKELPPCIVLKSDGAALYATTDLATIQKRMDEYHPDAIYYVADKRQTLHFTQVFRSAHKSKLVMPETDLQFVGFGTMNGSDGKPFKTRQGGVMRLESLISEIDEKMYGRIKEGNAAISDEEAKKTAHQVALAALKYGDLSNQPSKDYIFDIDKFTSFEGDTGPYLLYTIVRIKSILAKYEEQSGKKAKEARLAVSESDNEKALCLALAGFAEAVESAARELMPNRICAYIYGLSNAFNSFYHETRILAEEDEAKKESYIALLYNTLKVMETGIDLLGFDAPERM, from the coding sequence TTGGAAAAGATATTAGACCTTATAAGTAAAGAAGTTTCTGATGCCTTTGAGGCAGCAGGATATGATCGCAATCTTGGTAAGTGCGGCGTTTCTAACCGTCCTGACCTTTGCGAATATCAGTGTAACGGTGCTATGGCAGGTGCCAAGCAGTATCATAAGGCACCATTTATGATCGCTGATGAAGTTGCTGAAAAGCTTTCAGGTAATGAAATGTTCGAAAAGGCTGAGTCTGTAAAGCCTGGATTTTTGAACCTTACAGTTAGCCGCGAATTTGTTCGTTCATATATTGTAAAAATGCTTCATGAGAAGAGATTTGGAGTTAATCTTCCAGGTCATGAGCCTACAATAGTTCTTGACTACGGCGGACCTAACGTAGCTAAGCCTCTTCACGTAGGACACCTTAGAAGTGCTGTTATCGGTGAGTCTTTAAAGAGAATCTTAAGATATACAGGTAATAAGGTAGTTGGCGACGTTCATCTTGGTGACTGGGGCCTTCAGATGGGTCTTATCATCACTGAGCTTAAGCTTCAGAAGCCGGATCTTCCTTATTTTGATGAATCATTCACAGGAAGTTATCCTAAGGAGCCGCCATTCACACTTTCAGAGCTTGAGACAATCTATCCTCTTGCATCCGGCAAGTCCAAGGAAGATGAAGAATATAAGGCAGCAGCTCTTGAAGCTACTAAAAAGCTCCAGGACGGAGACCGCGGATACCGTGCCCTTTGGCACCACATTCTTAACGTGTCAGTATCTGACCTTAAGAAGAACTACAAGAACCTGAATGTTGATTTCGACCTTTGGTGGGGCGAGTCTACTGTTCATGACATAATCCCTGGAATGGTAGATTATTTCAAGGACAATGGATATGCTCACGAAAGCCAGGGCGCACTTGTTATAGATGTTACAAGAGAAGATGATTCCAAGGAACTTCCTCCTTGTATCGTACTTAAGAGTGATGGTGCTGCACTTTATGCAACAACTGACCTTGCTACTATCCAGAAGCGTATGGATGAGTATCATCCTGATGCAATCTACTATGTAGCTGATAAGCGTCAGACACTTCACTTCACACAGGTATTCAGAAGTGCTCATAAGTCAAAGCTTGTTATGCCTGAGACAGATCTTCAGTTCGTAGGCTTCGGTACTATGAACGGAAGCGATGGTAAGCCATTTAAGACAAGACAGGGCGGTGTAATGCGTCTTGAAAGTCTTATATCAGAGATTGATGAAAAGATGTATGGCCGTATCAAAGAGGGTAATGCAGCTATCAGCGATGAAGAAGCTAAGAAAACAGCTCATCAGGTAGCTCTTGCAGCACTTAAGTATGGCGATCTTTCAAACCAGCCATCTAAGGATTATATCTTCGATATAGATAAGTTCACATCATTTGAAGGAGACACAGGCCCATACCTTCTGTACACAATCGTACGTATTAAGTCTATCCTTGCCAAGTACGAAGAGCAGTCTGGTAAAAAAGCTAAGGAAGCACGTCTTGCTGTATCCGAGTCTGACAATGAAAAGGCTCTGTGCCTTGCACTTGCAGGCTTTGCAGAAGCAGTTGAGAGCGCTGCAAGAGAGCTTATGCCTAACAGAATCTGTGCATATATCTATGGCCTTTCAAATGCATTTAACAGCTTCTACCACGAGACAAGAATCCTTGCAGAAGAGGATGAAGCTAAGAAGGAAAGCTATATAGCTCTTCTTTATAACACTCTTAAGGTTATGGAAACAGGTATCGATCTTCTTGGATTCGATGCACCTGAGAGAATGTAA
- a CDS encoding polyamine aminopropyltransferase yields the protein MSKKYRLLMLTTLIISGCSMCYELIISAVSSYLLGNSTLQYSVTIGLYMASLGLGSYISKYFSKNLFNIFVTIELGIGVIGGISSLVLFLANIYISNYALVMYLEIIIIGGFAGAEIPVMTRIIEQDENNLKVTLSSIFSFDYIGGLVGAVAFPLILLPKLGYFATSFLCGFMNIVAALLIMWKFGKRVNYINIYRVIAIILSVIMLLGMVLADNISNSVESGLYTDRVILIEQTQYQKIVMTKHRDDVRLFIDGNCQFSTADEYRYHEALVHVPMNEVTTREKILILGGGDGLAVREVLKYPEVQKIDLVDLDKEMIRICSTNENVTAINENSLLSDKLNILNMDAYEYLEDCQEKYDVIIVDLPDPNTEVLNKLYSNIFYRMCGGCLTDEGVLVVQSTSPYYATKAFWCINKTIESEGFNVKAYHVEVPAFGDWGFNMASKSELSEDISFDIETRYITEDNVAALFKFGKDEIDMDVEINHLTKPVLMEYYNTAEELWN from the coding sequence ATGAGTAAGAAGTACAGGCTCTTGATGCTGACAACCCTGATAATATCAGGGTGTTCGATGTGCTATGAACTGATCATAAGCGCAGTAAGCTCTTATCTTTTGGGTAATAGCACTCTTCAGTACTCAGTTACCATTGGCCTTTATATGGCATCCCTGGGACTTGGGTCCTATATATCCAAATATTTTTCCAAAAATCTCTTCAACATCTTTGTGACAATTGAGCTGGGAATAGGCGTAATTGGCGGAATCAGCTCCCTTGTCCTGTTTTTGGCCAATATTTATATATCTAACTATGCTCTTGTAATGTACCTTGAGATCATTATAATAGGCGGATTTGCAGGAGCTGAGATACCTGTTATGACCAGGATAATCGAGCAGGATGAAAACAACTTGAAGGTTACCCTTTCATCGATATTCAGCTTTGACTATATTGGCGGCCTTGTGGGTGCGGTGGCATTTCCCCTGATTCTGCTTCCAAAGCTTGGGTATTTTGCAACATCTTTTTTGTGCGGATTTATGAACATAGTTGCAGCCCTGCTTATCATGTGGAAGTTTGGTAAAAGAGTTAACTACATAAATATATACCGTGTTATAGCCATTATCCTATCTGTGATCATGCTGCTTGGAATGGTCCTTGCAGACAATATTTCCAATTCAGTAGAAAGCGGATTATATACTGACAGGGTCATACTTATAGAGCAGACGCAGTACCAGAAGATAGTCATGACCAAGCACAGGGACGACGTGAGACTTTTCATAGATGGTAACTGTCAGTTCTCAACAGCGGATGAATACCGTTATCATGAGGCGCTGGTCCATGTACCTATGAACGAAGTTACTACTAGGGAAAAGATACTCATTCTTGGCGGAGGTGATGGACTTGCTGTTCGCGAAGTTTTAAAGTATCCGGAAGTTCAAAAGATCGATCTGGTGGATCTTGATAAAGAAATGATCAGGATCTGCAGTACTAACGAGAATGTTACGGCTATAAACGAAAACAGTCTTTTGTCCGACAAGCTTAATATCTTAAATATGGATGCTTATGAGTATCTGGAAGATTGTCAGGAAAAATACGATGTCATCATTGTAGACCTTCCGGATCCAAATACAGAAGTGCTTAATAAGCTATACTCCAACATTTTTTACCGTATGTGCGGAGGGTGCCTTACAGATGAAGGAGTACTGGTTGTTCAGTCTACAAGCCCTTATTATGCTACCAAGGCCTTTTGGTGCATAAATAAGACAATTGAGAGTGAAGGCTTTAATGTTAAGGCTTACCATGTGGAAGTGCCTGCTTTTGGAGACTGGGGATTTAATATGGCCAGCAAAAGCGAGCTTTCAGAAGATATTTCTTTTGACATAGAAACAAGATATATTACTGAGGACAACGTAGCTGCTCTCTTTAAATTTGGTAAAGATGAGATCGACATGGATGTTGAGATCAATCATCTTACAAAGCCTGTTTTGATGGAATATTACAATACTGCAGAGGAGTTATGGAACTGA
- a CDS encoding DUF350 domain-containing protein, translating into MMVALETLVYLLVGLVVMMIGYFVIDLLIPVDFPKEIREGNKAVGWVSAGIYAALGYIIRSAIISFELSEQQELLGGVISTVMFAGLGIVAMIIGYFLVDLVNRKFNFGNELKEKNEAAGIMIFGIFMGVAFIVSGVIQ; encoded by the coding sequence ATGATGGTAGCGCTTGAAACTTTAGTTTATCTGTTAGTAGGACTTGTGGTAATGATGATCGGTTATTTCGTAATTGATCTTTTGATCCCGGTTGATTTTCCCAAGGAGATCCGTGAGGGCAACAAGGCTGTTGGCTGGGTCTCAGCTGGAATATATGCAGCTCTTGGCTACATCATCCGCTCTGCGATCATCTCTTTTGAGCTTTCAGAGCAGCAGGAGCTTCTTGGCGGTGTTATAAGTACCGTTATGTTTGCAGGTCTTGGAATTGTAGCGATGATCATAGGTTACTTCCTTGTTGATCTTGTGAATAGAAAATTTAATTTTGGTAATGAGCTTAAGGAAAAAAATGAAGCAGCAGGAATCATGATCTTTGGTATATTCATGGGCGTTGCCTTCATCGTAAGCGGTGTCATTCAGTAA
- a CDS encoding DUF4178 domain-containing protein yields MNIKVGSILKIKNYEAHVIGSITYKNTEDGNKTWTEYRLLAGKVELWLSVDDVYKEYSLSRADNSIRGKIGPKWHEVDKGHQVVKRCSGDVDVEPGDSADFVEFEDATEEKTLSVEIWDDGTEYSRGEYLDLDEISVIGFEKVKTKKDDFDVFFIRLFMVIMVLGFLASFEDCLPTIPKRISKYLSKSDNYSYVTSITGNADQKADVYQYTGISYSTGPTTDDVAKDIINGIEGQTQSVTQEDDMADATIAIVTDKEYCLIYHPEDDASLVYVQISNRKYNYASDNSPYKSSSSTTRWYRSHYYSSSYSSDSSTYKSTPSAYSSYSGDTIHDIGNGYYDSYSSSVRQSSINSRKSSSGGGK; encoded by the coding sequence ATGAATATTAAAGTTGGATCAATACTTAAAATAAAGAATTATGAAGCTCATGTTATAGGAAGTATCACTTACAAAAACACGGAGGATGGCAACAAGACCTGGACTGAGTACAGGCTCCTTGCCGGAAAAGTGGAATTATGGCTGTCTGTGGATGATGTATACAAAGAGTATTCCCTTTCAAGAGCTGATAATAGTATCAGAGGCAAAATAGGACCAAAGTGGCATGAGGTAGACAAGGGCCATCAGGTTGTTAAGCGCTGCTCTGGCGATGTTGACGTAGAGCCAGGTGACAGTGCCGATTTTGTTGAATTTGAAGATGCAACTGAGGAAAAAACTCTTTCAGTTGAAATATGGGATGATGGAACTGAGTATTCCCGTGGTGAATATCTCGATCTTGATGAGATAAGCGTTATAGGCTTTGAAAAGGTCAAGACTAAAAAAGATGATTTTGATGTTTTTTTCATTAGATTGTTCATGGTCATTATGGTATTAGGCTTTCTGGCAAGCTTTGAGGACTGTCTACCGACTATACCTAAGCGTATCAGCAAGTACCTAAGTAAAAGCGACAACTATTCGTATGTAACATCAATTACAGGTAACGCTGATCAAAAGGCGGATGTTTACCAGTATACAGGCATTAGTTACTCGACTGGTCCAACAACAGATGATGTTGCCAAGGATATTATTAATGGAATTGAAGGTCAGACCCAGTCAGTAACTCAGGAAGATGATATGGCCGATGCGACTATAGCGATAGTTACAGATAAAGAGTACTGCCTCATATATCATCCGGAAGACGATGCAAGTCTTGTATATGTCCAGATATCGAACAGGAAATACAATTATGCTTCTGACAACTCGCCTTACAAGAGTTCAAGTAGCACCACAAGATGGTATAGGAGTCATTACTACAGCTCAAGCTATTCATCGGATTCTTCAACTTATAAGAGTACACCATCTGCGTACTCATCCTATAGTGGAGACACTATTCATGATATAGGAAATGGCTATTATGACAGCTATTCATCTTCTGTCAGACAGTCAAGCATAAACAGTAGAAAATCGTCCAGTGGCGGCGGTAAATAA
- the speD gene encoding adenosylmethionine decarboxylase, translated as MAKHLVADLYGCGKMIDDIEALKEAAHKAIEYVGANIVEECIHEFEPIGITYFAVITTSHFSVHTWPEYGYAAIDVFSCTDTVVEGITETLKELFEAKEIKTQIIERDISKGH; from the coding sequence ATGGCTAAGCACCTGGTAGCTGATCTTTATGGCTGCGGGAAAATGATCGATGATATAGAAGCACTTAAAGAGGCTGCTCACAAGGCAATAGAATATGTAGGGGCCAATATCGTTGAGGAATGTATTCACGAGTTTGAACCTATAGGAATAACCTATTTTGCAGTGATAACAACATCTCATTTTTCAGTTCATACATGGCCTGAGTATGGTTATGCGGCTATAGATGTTTTTTCCTGCACAGATACTGTTGTTGAAGGAATAACAGAAACACTTAAAGAACTTTTTGAAGCCAAAGAGATTAAAACTCAGATAATTGAAAGGGACATAAGCAAAGGACACTAA